The nucleotide sequence tttttgtttttttgggcaGTCTTCATATGCAGAGGCTAATCAGTCCGTATCTAATCGAAGAAACAAGGATGTTGCTGAACCTTGGGATTCGTTACATCTTATAAATTTTCTTGTGGATGTGGCAAACGGCACAAAGCCCTCATCTAGTTCTCAAGGGTTGGACCCAAAGTCTGAGCATGGAAACGCATCTCACATTGATGTTCAGGggaacaaaaccaaaacaaaggATCATAAACGAAAGTGGAAGCTTGAGGAAGAGAACACCACTAATGGTGATCCTACAACAACGGAGACTGCTACGGTTAAAAGAACACGAAGGACTCGCCGTAAAAGGTCATCCGCTTTTGGTGATCCAAGAACTCCACCACTACCAGATGCAGAGAGTCTGAAACAGGAGAGGAGAAATGGTCCGGTTTGGTTCTCACTTGTGGCTTCAAATAATCAGTGAGAGATTCTTGCTCTGTATCTGAGTTTTCTTTTAACCAGTGTTCAAAAATTTTCTTATCTTTTCATTTCTATGACTTGGTGGTATCTTGACAAGGCTTCCTGGTTTCAGGGAAGGAGAAACATCACTGCCTCAGATTCCAGCAAACTACTTGAGAATAAGgtaatttttcttcttattctcaGTAGAGTCTTCTGTTTTGTTGAGCGATATCTCATTACTTACTTCTGGTTTGAGAGAGTCTAAATTTCTAGTTTGGAAGAGTTATATTGAACAAGAGTTGATTTAGTGTTTCATTATATGATTAGGGATGGAAACATTCCAGTTTCTTTTATCCAAAAGTACCTCATGAGGAAGCTTGATCTCAAGAGTGAAACTGAGGTAATCAACCTTTTTTCTCTGCAGTTGCTACTTTGCTGTTTCTAGCTTGTATCCACTAGCACTCAGGTCTAATGTGGAATCGTATAGGCCGTACTTGTATAGATCAGAGTCAATTCTTACATTAAATAGAGTGGTTATAAGGTCCATAATTGTTAGTGTATTATATTGAAACTTTTATGAATCACGAGCCAGTGAACCACAAATATAAAGCTAATGGGTCTCACCGGTGTGTAAAGCAGCTAAACTCGACAATGACCTTACATGTTGATTAACTAAGATCCTTTATTTAATGTTTGAACTAAAACCAACTCTCCCTTTTGTtcactttttattaatttttaacaggTAGAGATAAGATGTATGGGAGAACCGGTGATCCCAACGTTGCAGCTTCACAGCTTAGTGGAGCTATGGTTGCAAACAACAACTTCTAAACATGAAAGAGTCACTGCATCGATAGGTTCCTCTGCAAAGGAGTTTGTAATGGTGCTAGTTTATGCTCGGAAGCTCCCTGAATGCAACAACTAAAAGGAACTGTTCAAGACTCTTATGCAGAAGAAAACAAGATTAGTCATCTTCTTAATTGATTCAGCTCAAGACCGAGAGAGGAAGAAGTTAAGTGCAGGAGCAGTCGAATGTGTTGTCTagtttagtaataaaattataagttttttttctttttcctttgtaATCTTAAAATGAATGATTGGTGAGACAGACTTTGTTTGTCTAAGAATATTCAAATAGTGTTACAAAGGAGATTGTGTCCTTTTTGGACGTTTGAATGTATTGATTAGATAGGAGGATAATGTTAGTTGTCATTTCTATGAATATTTGTTTCAATTATTGTGAACCGAGTGACTTATAACAATTTTATTGAAGTCAACCcccaaaaaaaactttgaaacgAGTTTTGCCATTTCagttttcaaactttttatttatttattgtattaacATGAAATAGAACATGATTAGCTTTGGATGCTAAAAATGTTAAGATTGATAATATGGGGAAAAGCTTGGAATACTGGATTGTTTTTTACCTAAGCAAAGGGAACCGTGGAAAAGTTTTATTAgtactataaatatttttttgtcttccTGTAAGCTTAACTTTTTGCTAAACACATCATTAGATTCTTACTAAGAATCCGTAGAAGAGAAAGAGACGCTGTGGTAAAACAAGTAACCGT is from Brassica napus cultivar Da-Ae chromosome A4, Da-Ae, whole genome shotgun sequence and encodes:
- the LOC106348389 gene encoding E3 ubiquitin protein ligase DRIP2, which translates into the protein MEGEMVSKVKREKVVACMTCSLCDNLLRDATTISECLHTFCRKCIYEKITEDEIECCPVCDIDLGGTPLEKLRPDHILQDLRAKIFPLKRKRDKDLEITLPARRKERSISSLVVNTPRVSAQTGTTGKRTTKSLMRKDVRGSSGSFTKRGVKKEEDHHTESASSPETLKKFTQKKRQSSYAEANQSVSNRRNKDVAEPWDSLHLINFLVDVANGTKPSSSSQGLDPKSEHGNASHIDVQGNKTKTKDHKRKWKLEEENTTNGDPTTTETATVKRTRRTRRKRSSAFGDPRTPPLPDAESLKQERRNGPVWFSLVASNNQEGETSLPQIPANYLRIRDGNIPVSFIQKYLMRKLDLKSETEVEIRCMGEPVIPTLQLHSLVELWLQTTTSKHERVTASIGSSAKEFVMVLVYARKLPECNN